The DNA segment GCTTTGTACCGCCAACCATGCCGACAGAAAGCGCTGCAATTTGATTTTTAATAGGATCTTCTTTGATAAGGCCGTTTTTCATATATTTGTCGATGGCGAGTTTTAAGGCAATATAGGCGCCATTAATGCTTGTGGTACGAGTGCCGCCGTCGGCGGAGATAACGTCACAGTCAATCCAAATCGTACGTTCTCCAATTTTCGTAAGGTCGATGGCCTGTCGCAAACTGCGGCCGATAAGCCGCTGTATCTCCTGACTGCGGCCGTCAATTTTACCCCTTGCTGCGTCTCGCACCTTTCTTGTTGCAGTGGATGCCGGCAGCATGGCATACTCACTGGCAAGCCATCCGGTCTTTTTCCCTTTGAGGAAGAAAGGCACTTTGTTTTCAATCATAGCAGTGCACAACACTTTGGTCTTTCCACACTGTATGAGCACAGATCCGTCGGGATGTTCCAAGGTGTCCACTAACACTGAGGTGGGACGCATTTCATCATTCTGTCTATCGTTTCTCATCATATCCTCCACGTAAAAAGAGGTCCGGGACCTCTTTTTAAACTCACTTTACATACTTTGCCACGTAATTTTCGATGCCGTTTGCAATGGCTGTGGCCAAATCATTTAAATAGGCTTCATCTTCAAAGCGGCGAGCCTCATCGGCATTGGACACGAAACCCAACTCAGTCAATGCCGCTACCGTCTTTGTCTTGTTGAGCACGACATAGCTGGAGCCGTTTTTCACACCTCTGTTATTAGCGCCGGTCACACGAATGAGTTCCTTTTGAATGGCATCGGCCAAATATTTTTGAACATGAGCTTTAATACCGACGGTCTTTTCATCCGCATAAAAAGTTTCAATCCCCGACGCATCCGAATTTGTAGAATAGTTAAAGTGAATGGATACAAAGATCTCAGCATCGTTCTCGTTGGCGACCTCCGCACGTTCAAGCAAGGTCAGATACTCATCGGAGTCCCGAGTCATCAGCACTTCATATCCCAGACTTTGAAGTTTGGGTTTTAAAAGCTTTGCCACTTTTAAATTCAGTTCTTTTTCTTTTACACTGTCGTTATTTGTACCGGGATCCTTGCCGCCATGACCCGGATCCACCACTACGGTGACAGCACCTTGTTTCTCAATGGTTTCAGAAATGGTGCGCCGCGTTTGCTCAGGCACTTCCAACTCTTTATCCGAAGCCCGTTCCCGTTGTTTCAGCTCATTGAGCGACCGGTATCCGTCAGAGTCTTTCGGTTCAATAACTTCTTTGTCTACCGTGGTTGCAGCCCCATTATTGGACTTTTCAGCCGCCACTGCGTCATGAGCAATAGCTGCCGTTTTAAATTGGTCGACACTGGCGGTTTGAGACGCTTGATCCCAGCTCACCGTGTAACCTAAAGCTTCCGATAAAAATCGAAGAGGAACCATGGTCTTCGTAGCATAATCAGGTTTCACATACTGTGCAAACTGCGGAATGGAATCTTCCGAGATCGTATTTTTTTGCCCGTTGACATAGACTACCGTTGAACCGATCTGCAGTTTGACTTCGTCAGATCCGCTTATAATGGTCGCAGACTTCGTGGCATTGTCCCAGTTCACTGTAGATCCCAGCTTCTCTGAAATTTCGCGAATAGGTACAAAAGTTCGCCCACCCAGTACATACGCGTCGTAAGCCGTGTTCAAGCTGCTGTCATTCACCTTGACGGTGACACTGTTGACCTTCGTAGACGT comes from the Peptoniphilus equinus genome and includes:
- a CDS encoding N-acetylmuramoyl-L-alanine amidase translates to MKIKAVLLAFGLSMLLSTVSYAKTFTVTINDTSTKVNSVTVKVNDSSLNTAYDAYVLGGRTFVPIREISEKLGSTVNWDNATKSATIISGSDEVKLQIGSTVVYVNGQKNTISEDSIPQFAQYVKPDYATKTMVPLRFLSEALGYTVSWDQASQTASVDQFKTAAIAHDAVAAEKSNNGAATTVDKEVIEPKDSDGYRSLNELKQRERASDKELEVPEQTRRTISETIEKQGAVTVVVDPGHGGKDPGTNNDSVKEKELNLKVAKLLKPKLQSLGYEVLMTRDSDEYLTLLERAEVANENDAEIFVSIHFNYSTNSDASGIETFYADEKTVGIKAHVQKYLADAIQKELIRVTGANNRGVKNGSSYVVLNKTKTVAALTELGFVSNADEARRFEDEAYLNDLATAIANGIENYVAKYVK